Part of the Kiloniellales bacterium genome, CGAAAAACATGGCCAAGCTGGCCGCCAGCTACAGCGAGTTCTGGCCGATCTACCTGCGCGAGCACAGCCGGCCGGCGACCCGGGGCCTGCACTACCTGGGCACCGGCCTGGGCCTGACGCTACTGGCCGCGGCCGTCGTCACCGCCGACTGGCGCCTGCTACCGGCGGCCCTGGTGGCGGGCTATGCCTTCGCCTGGATCGGCCACGCCCTGGTCGAGCGCAACCGCCCGGCGACCTTCAGCCACCCGCTCTGGTCCTTCGTCAGCGACTTCCGCATGTTCGGCCTCTGGGCCAGCGGCCGCCTGGGCCGCGAGCTGGCCCGTCACGGCCTGGCGTGAGCCGCGACAGAAAGGGGCCGCCCCGCAGGACGGCCCCCTTGACGCGTTCTTCGGCCCCGGCCTCAGAAGATGATCCGGCCGGAGAAGGTGACGATGTCGATGTGCTGGTCGTAGCTCGCGTCGAGGTTGCCGCGAACCACGTTGTTTGGGTCGTCGTCGGTCCTCAAGTTGACGTCG contains:
- a CDS encoding DUF962 domain-containing protein, with amino-acid sequence MAKLAASYSEFWPIYLREHSRPATRGLHYLGTGLGLTLLAAAVVTADWRLLPAALVAGYAFAWIGHALVERNRPATFSHPLWSFVSDFRMFGLWASGRLGRELARHGLA